The following proteins are encoded in a genomic region of Channa argus isolate prfri chromosome 3, Channa argus male v1.0, whole genome shotgun sequence:
- the ucp1 gene encoding mitochondrial brown fat uncoupling protein 1 translates to MVGLKPSDIPPPLGVKMASAGAAACIADIVTFPLDTAKVRLQIQGEKKAVAGIRYRGVFGTISTMVRTEGPKSLYNGLVAGLQRQVCFASIRIGLYDNVKNFYTGGKENPGVLVRILAGCTTGAMAVSFAQPTDVVKVRFQAQMNLDGVARRYNGTMQAYKLIFQNEGLRGLWKGTLPNITRNALVNCTELVTYDLIKEAILKHNLMSDNLPCHFVSAFGAGFVTTVIASPVDVVKTRYMNSPPGQYKSAINCAWTMMTKEGPTAFYKGFVPSFLRLGSWNVVMFVSFEQIKRAMMVTKKRIEAPN, encoded by the exons ATGGTGGGACTCAAACCGTCAGACATTCCCCCTCCACTGGGGGTGAAGATGGCGAGTGCTGGAGCAGCAGCCTGTATAGCTGACATCGTTACATTTCCTCTGGACACAGCCAAAGTCAGACTACAG ATTCAGGGAGAGAAGAAGGCAGTGGCAGGCATCCGTTACAGAGGGGTGTTTGGGACGATCAGTACCATGGTCCGCACAGAGGGCCCCAAGTCTCTGTACAACGGGCTGGTAGCAGGTCTGCAGAGACAAGTGTGCTTCGCCTCCATCAGAATTGGCCTCTACGACAATGTCAAAAATTTCTATacaggaggaaaagaaa ATCCCGGTGTACTTGTACGTATTCTGGCTGGCTGCACAACAGGTGCTATGGCGGTGTCCTTTGCACAACCCACTGATGTGGTCAAGGTTCGATTCCAAGCCCAGATGAACCTGGACGGTGTCGCTCGTCGGTACAACGGCACCATGCAGGCTTACAAACTCATCTTCCAGAACGAGGGCTTACGTGGACTCTGGAAAG GCACACTACCCAACATTACAAGAAATGCACTAGTCAACTGCACAGAGCTGGTTACATATGACCTAATCAAGGAGGCTATCCTTAAACATAACCTGATGtcag ATAATCTACCATGCCACTTTGTGTCTGCATTTGGTGCTGGCTTTGTTACAACCGTGATTGCCTCACCAGTGGATGTAGTGAAAACCAGGTACATGAACTCACCACCAGGCCAATACAAGAGTGCTATTAACTGTGCCTGGACTATGATGACTAAAGAGGGACCCACTGCTTTCTACAAGGG atttgtgCCCTCGTTTCTGAGGTTGGGATCATGGAATGTTGTGATGTTTGTCTCATTCGAGCAAATCAAGAGGGCCATGATGGTCACCAAGAAGAGGATAGAGGCGCCAAATTGA
- the elmod2 gene encoding ELMO domain-containing protein 2, which produces MLGYIWHYVYTSFLRYWLKWLVRHATGKCELQRICSGYRPGALRTTKAEYSLQSSKNKILRGALETRKDNLEQCVDQIIKEKDIKPQKDPQFKENLHICLLQITGYRSLFISVEDLRKEVFNSENEEHESMLLKLWDLLMPTIKLESRTTKQWGDIGFQGDDPKTDFRGMGMLGLINLVFFSENYTEEARQVLSHANHPKLGYSYAIVGINLTEMAYSLLRSGALKPHFYNTVLGSPELWHFHQLYCYLAYEFDKFWVAEEPESIMEFNQYREKFHTIVKTQLQDPSVSLTLTVHSKN; this is translated from the exons ATGTTGGGGTATATCTGGCACTATGTCTACACATCCTTCCTAAGGTACTGGCTGAAGTGGCTCGTCAGACATGCGACAGGGAAATGTGAGCTGCAAAGAATTTGCTCTGGATACAGGCCTGGAGCTTTAAGGACAACTAAAGCAG AGTACTCTCTCCAGTCTTCTAAGAACAAG ATTTTAAGAGGTGCTTTGGAAACCCGAAAGGATAACTTAGAACAATGTGTGGACCAAATTATAAAAGAGAAGGATATCAAGCCCCAGAAAGATCCTCA GTTCAAGGAGAACCTGCACATCTGCCTGTTACAGATAACTGGATACAGGAGTCTGTTTATATCTGTGGAAGACTTGAGAAAGGAAGTCTTCAACTCTGAAAACGAAGAACACGAGTCCATGCTCTTAAAG CTGTGGGACCTCCTGATGCCGACAATCAAACTGGAATCAAGGACAACTAAACAGTGGGGAGACATTGGATTTCAAGGAGATGATCCCAAGACTGACTTTAGAGGAATGGGCATGCTGGGCCTAATCAACCTTGT ttttttcagtgAAAACTACACAGAGGAGGCTCGCCAGGTGTTGTCTCATGCAAACCATCCTAAACTAGG ATATTCATATGCCATAGTTGGGATCAACTTGACAGAGATGGCCTATAGTCTTCTGCGGAGTGGTGCTTTGAAACCCCACTTCTACAACACAGTACTGGGTTCACCTGAGCTCTGGCATTTTCATCAGCTATACT gTTACCTGGCATATGAATTTGATAAATTCTGGGTGGCAGAAGAACCAGAAAGCATCATGGAATTCAATCAGTACAGAGAAAAATTCCATACCATAGTCAAGACTCAACTACAGGACCCTAGTGTGTCCCTCACATTAACTGTCCATTCTAAAAACTAA